A stretch of Sphingomicrobium flavum DNA encodes these proteins:
- a CDS encoding phosphoserine transaminase: MNVTNKPAVRPARPHFSSGPCAKPPGWSADKLPVESLGRSHRSALGKARLQHCIDKMRAVLELPDTHRIGIVPGSDTGAYEMAMWTMLGQRPVTALAWESFGKGWVTDATKELKLDTHVMEADYGQLPDLKKVGWHHDVLFTWNGTTSGVRVPDGKWIPDNRQGLSFADATSAVFAHNLPWNQIDVATFSWQKVLGGEAAHGVLILGPRAVERLESYTPDRPLPKLFRMTKDGKLIEGIFRGETINTPSMLAVEDAIFALEWAESIGGLEGMIARCTANAEAVNQLVEERDWLHHLCADPAIRSRTGVCLTLEGADADRIKRMTKLLEAEDVAYDIAGYRDAPPGLRIWCGATVDTADIQALGPWLDWAWEETK, encoded by the coding sequence ATGAACGTGACGAACAAACCTGCCGTGCGCCCTGCGCGGCCGCATTTCTCTTCCGGTCCCTGCGCCAAGCCGCCGGGCTGGTCCGCCGACAAACTTCCTGTGGAAAGCCTCGGGCGCTCGCACCGTTCGGCACTGGGCAAGGCACGGCTGCAACATTGCATCGACAAGATGCGCGCCGTCCTCGAACTGCCCGATACCCACCGCATCGGTATCGTGCCGGGCTCGGATACCGGTGCCTATGAAATGGCGATGTGGACGATGCTGGGCCAGCGCCCGGTCACCGCGCTTGCCTGGGAAAGCTTTGGCAAGGGCTGGGTCACCGATGCGACCAAGGAGCTCAAGCTCGATACCCATGTGATGGAAGCCGATTACGGCCAGCTGCCCGACCTCAAGAAGGTCGGCTGGCACCATGACGTGCTGTTCACGTGGAACGGCACCACCAGCGGTGTGCGCGTGCCCGATGGCAAATGGATTCCCGACAACCGGCAGGGCCTCAGCTTCGCCGATGCCACCAGCGCGGTCTTTGCCCACAACCTGCCGTGGAACCAGATCGATGTCGCCACCTTCAGCTGGCAAAAGGTATTGGGCGGGGAAGCCGCGCATGGCGTGCTGATCCTGGGCCCCCGTGCGGTCGAACGGCTCGAAAGCTACACCCCCGATCGCCCACTGCCCAAGCTGTTCCGCATGACAAAGGATGGCAAGCTGATCGAAGGCATCTTCCGCGGCGAGACGATCAACACGCCGTCGATGCTGGCGGTCGAAGACGCCATCTTCGCGCTCGAGTGGGCGGAAAGCATTGGCGGGCTCGAAGGCATGATCGCGCGCTGCACCGCCAATGCCGAAGCCGTGAACCAATTGGTCGAGGAACGCGATTGGCTCCATCACCTGTGCGCGGACCCTGCCATCCGCAGCCGCACCGGCGTCTGCCTGACGCTTGAAGGTGCCGATGCCGATCGCATCAAGCGCATGACCAAGCTGCTCGAAGCCGAAGACGTCGCCTATGACATTGCCGGCTATCGCGACGCCCCGCCGGGGCTGCGCATCTGGTGCGGGGCCACCGTCGATACCGCTGACATTCAAGCCCTCGGCCCCTGGCTCGACTGGGCATGGGAAGAAACCAAATGA
- a CDS encoding TonB-dependent receptor produces MRFLFAALALGLAIPTGAAAQDFEVEEEEIDFNEANIVVTGTRIRSDFEGYSDSVPLVGYQRQADFLLQPIRITGDTRDAGQRVREVYQTIERFLRAANAQGIALAYGDVVTTDVTSANVRDLPLRGAGRPDTSGITLYATTKLSEMNVATAQERLSALMNDFNPVGRALVESGGSPSLSIVGPDRYRPQIVEAVAADANAMAARFGDGYAVEVTGLEGTVQWQRRGTTDLFLYIPYRLTITPKP; encoded by the coding sequence ATGCGTTTCTTGTTTGCGGCCCTGGCATTGGGCCTGGCGATTCCGACCGGTGCGGCAGCGCAGGATTTCGAGGTCGAGGAAGAGGAAATCGACTTTAACGAAGCCAATATCGTGGTCACCGGAACGCGCATTCGCTCCGACTTTGAAGGCTATAGCGATAGCGTCCCGCTGGTTGGCTATCAGCGGCAAGCAGATTTCCTGTTGCAGCCGATCCGCATCACCGGCGACACGCGCGACGCCGGGCAGCGCGTGCGCGAGGTCTACCAGACCATTGAGCGCTTCCTGCGCGCCGCCAATGCCCAGGGCATCGCGCTGGCTTATGGCGATGTGGTCACGACCGATGTGACCTCGGCCAATGTGCGCGACCTTCCGCTGCGCGGGGCCGGTCGTCCGGATACGAGCGGCATCACCCTTTATGCCACCACCAAGCTGTCGGAAATGAATGTCGCAACCGCGCAGGAGCGGCTGTCGGCCTTGATGAACGACTTCAATCCGGTCGGACGCGCACTGGTTGAAAGCGGGGGGAGCCCCAGCCTTTCGATCGTCGGGCCCGACCGCTATCGCCCGCAAATCGTCGAAGCGGTCGCCGCCGATGCCAATGCGATGGCCGCGCGCTTTGGCGATGGCTATGCGGTCGAGGTGACCGGGCTGGAAGGCACGGTGCAATGGCAGCGGCGGGGGACGACGGACCTGTTCCTCTACATCCCCTACCGGCTGACCATTACGCCCAAGCCCTAA
- a CDS encoding alpha/beta hydrolase, which yields MMTMMTMMAMLAWAALAQESVSYGEHRRQSYDLSVPQAAQPAPVVLFVHGGGWVLGDKKSGAGRKAAHFTAQGWAFATTGYRLVPEVTVEEQAADVAAAIADLIGRDDVDGRTLVLMGHSAGAHLAALVATDPRYLAAEGLGMDAVDGVVLLDGAGYDVPARMQSNGRGARLFARVFGDDRARQWALPPQAHVAAPNALRWLILPIADRSASNGQSKALGDGLRSAGNSVTIAAMEGETHSSINRGFGEPGDEATRLVDAMLADKKD from the coding sequence ATGATGACGATGATGACGATGATGGCAATGCTGGCATGGGCCGCGCTAGCGCAGGAGAGCGTCAGCTATGGCGAGCATCGGCGGCAAAGCTATGACTTGAGCGTGCCACAGGCCGCGCAACCCGCGCCGGTGGTCCTTTTCGTCCATGGTGGGGGCTGGGTTCTGGGTGACAAGAAGAGCGGTGCGGGGCGCAAGGCCGCGCATTTCACCGCGCAGGGCTGGGCCTTTGCGACGACGGGATACCGGCTGGTGCCCGAGGTAACGGTCGAGGAGCAGGCTGCCGATGTGGCGGCGGCGATTGCCGACCTTATCGGCCGCGATGATGTCGATGGCCGCACCCTGGTCTTGATGGGGCATAGCGCGGGCGCGCATCTCGCCGCGCTGGTGGCGACCGATCCGCGTTATCTCGCGGCCGAGGGACTGGGCATGGACGCGGTGGACGGCGTCGTGCTGCTTGACGGCGCCGGCTATGACGTGCCGGCGCGGATGCAAAGCAACGGGCGCGGCGCGCGATTGTTCGCGCGGGTATTCGGCGACGATCGAGCCCGGCAATGGGCGCTGCCCCCGCAGGCGCATGTGGCCGCGCCGAATGCGCTGCGCTGGCTGATCCTGCCGATCGCCGACCGTTCGGCCAGCAATGGCCAGTCCAAAGCGCTGGGCGATGGCCTGCGCAGCGCCGGCAATTCGGTGACCATCGCCGCGATGGAAGGCGAAACGCATAGCAGCATCAATCGCGGCTTCGGCGAACCCGGAGACGAGGCGACGCGGCTGGTCGATGCGATGCTGGCGGACAAGAAGGACTGA
- a CDS encoding class I SAM-dependent methyltransferase, producing the protein MFALFAPITAPFLLKSLRGGSKAEKQRLLDRLGLPQDALPNLGSWKADTGLLHLIVDTILERQPQRVVEFGCGASSLIIAKALEKAGGGHLTSYDQHAEFVAQTSDWLKGHGLDAHIRHAPLAPAPGGWPGLFYDTGAIEPGVDLMLIDGPPWTIHPMTRGAAETLFSCLAPGATILLDDASRPGERLIARKWKAMHPDIAFHLWKGGEKGTLIGRKSG; encoded by the coding sequence ATGTTCGCGCTTTTCGCCCCCATCACCGCGCCCTTCCTGCTGAAATCGCTGCGGGGCGGATCAAAGGCGGAAAAACAGCGACTGCTGGATAGGCTGGGCCTGCCGCAGGACGCCCTGCCCAACCTCGGCAGCTGGAAGGCCGATACCGGCCTCCTGCACCTCATCGTCGATACCATCCTTGAACGACAGCCGCAGCGCGTCGTCGAATTCGGATGCGGCGCCTCCTCGCTGATCATCGCCAAAGCATTGGAAAAGGCGGGCGGCGGTCATCTCACCAGCTACGACCAGCATGCCGAATTCGTCGCGCAGACCTCGGACTGGCTCAAGGGCCATGGCCTCGATGCCCATATTCGCCACGCCCCGCTCGCCCCCGCTCCCGGCGGCTGGCCCGGCCTCTTTTACGATACCGGCGCGATCGAACCGGGGGTCGACCTGATGCTGATCGACGGCCCGCCCTGGACCATCCACCCGATGACCCGCGGCGCGGCGGAGACCCTATTCAGCTGCCTGGCACCGGGCGCCACGATCCTCCTCGACGATGCCAGCCGTCCGGGCGAACGCCTCATCGCGCGCAAATGGAAAGCCATGCACCCGGACATCGCCTTCCACCTGTGGAAAGGCGGCGAAAAGGGCACGCTCATCGGCAGGAAGTCAGGCTAG
- a CDS encoding M23 family metallopeptidase, with protein sequence MRDREIIVRDGDTAKIVRIPALMQFAVIAILLCLTAWSGYAAARLATAHSAVLSYQAHERAEHARLAERQEVLAALGAQLLEERYQAKLAELKEMGVDMPAMGGPFEETDKGDENFRELFNNWKKLDSLHSGAIAVPSDKPVKSATLTSAYGTRTDPFKGSRARHGGIDLAGPVGTPIYATADGVVLRAGWNSGGYGNLVEVDHGNGIVTRYAHMSKITVNAGDRVNRGQKVGQMGSTGRSTGSHLHYEVRIDGKAVNPIPFMRSADYLVALNDKAEGSEEVGLGGGGR encoded by the coding sequence GTGAGGGATCGAGAGATCATCGTGCGCGATGGCGACACGGCGAAGATCGTGCGTATTCCTGCGTTGATGCAGTTTGCCGTCATTGCGATCCTGCTCTGCCTTACCGCCTGGTCCGGCTATGCCGCTGCCCGTCTTGCCACCGCCCATTCGGCGGTGCTTTCATATCAGGCCCATGAACGTGCCGAACATGCCCGCCTGGCTGAACGCCAGGAAGTCCTCGCCGCGCTGGGCGCCCAGCTGCTGGAAGAGCGCTATCAGGCCAAGCTGGCCGAGCTGAAAGAAATGGGCGTCGACATGCCCGCCATGGGCGGCCCGTTCGAGGAAACCGACAAGGGCGACGAGAATTTCCGCGAGCTGTTCAATAATTGGAAGAAACTCGACAGCCTGCATTCAGGCGCAATCGCGGTGCCTTCGGACAAGCCGGTGAAGTCGGCCACGCTGACGTCGGCTTATGGTACCCGTACCGATCCCTTCAAGGGCAGCCGCGCGCGCCATGGCGGGATCGATCTTGCCGGCCCGGTGGGCACGCCCATTTATGCGACCGCTGACGGTGTTGTGCTGCGCGCGGGTTGGAACAGTGGCGGCTATGGCAATTTGGTCGAAGTCGACCATGGCAACGGTATCGTCACCCGCTATGCCCATATGTCGAAGATTACGGTGAATGCGGGCGACCGCGTCAATCGCGGGCAGAAGGTCGGCCAGATGGGTTCGACCGGCCGTTCGACCGGCAGCCACCTTCACTATGAAGTCCGCATCGACGGCAAGGCCGTCAATCCGATCCCCTTCATGCGCTCGGCCGATTATCTGGTCGCGCTCAATGACAAGGCCGAAGGCAGCGAAGAAGTCGGCCTCGGCGGCGGCGGGCGCTAA
- the serA gene encoding phosphoglycerate dehydrogenase has protein sequence MKILIADKMDPRAAEIFRERGLEVDEKPGMTPEELKAVIGQYDGLAVRSATKPNEDILSAATNLKVIGRAGIGVDNVDIAAATQRGIVVMNTPFGNSITTAEHAIAMMFALARQLPAADASTQAGKWEKSKFMGVELTGKTLGLIGAGNIGSIVASRALGLKMKVIAYDPFLTPERAVEMGVEKVDLDALLARADFITLHTPLTDQTRGILGRDALAKTKKSVRIINCARGGLIDEAALKDALDSGQVAGAALDVFETEPATDSPLFGTPGFVSTPHLGASTQEAQVNVAIQVAEQMADFLLTGAVTNAINMPSLSAEEAPRVKPYMGMAENLGKLIGQALGDKIESLAIEVEGDAAELNIKPISGAVLAGLMGSYSDSVNMVNAPVLAKDRGLDVSEVRHNHEGDYHTLVRVTAQTEKGPRAVAGTLFGHNNPRLVHIFGVGIEAELSGPMLYITNTDTPGFIGKLGTTLGEADINIATFNLGRRKVGGAAVALIAIDSEPDKATVDKLCALDGVRQVVPLRF, from the coding sequence ATGAAGATTCTGATTGCCGACAAGATGGACCCCCGCGCCGCCGAAATCTTCCGCGAACGCGGTCTGGAGGTCGACGAGAAGCCGGGCATGACCCCCGAAGAATTGAAGGCCGTGATCGGTCAATATGACGGGCTTGCCGTGCGCTCGGCGACCAAGCCTAATGAAGACATTCTTTCGGCCGCTACCAATCTGAAGGTCATCGGTCGCGCCGGTATCGGCGTCGACAATGTCGATATCGCTGCCGCCACCCAGCGCGGTATCGTGGTCATGAATACGCCCTTCGGCAATTCGATCACGACCGCCGAACATGCCATCGCGATGATGTTCGCGCTGGCGCGCCAGCTTCCCGCCGCAGATGCCTCCACCCAGGCCGGCAAATGGGAAAAATCCAAATTCATGGGCGTCGAGCTGACCGGCAAGACGCTGGGCCTCATCGGTGCCGGCAATATCGGTTCGATCGTCGCCAGCCGTGCCTTGGGACTGAAAATGAAGGTGATCGCCTATGATCCCTTCCTCACCCCCGAACGCGCGGTCGAGATGGGCGTGGAGAAGGTCGATCTCGACGCTTTGCTCGCGCGCGCCGATTTCATCACGCTGCACACCCCGCTGACCGATCAGACCCGCGGCATTTTGGGCCGCGACGCGCTGGCCAAGACCAAGAAAAGCGTGCGCATCATCAACTGCGCGCGCGGCGGACTGATCGACGAGGCGGCGTTGAAGGACGCGCTCGACAGCGGCCAGGTCGCGGGCGCGGCGCTGGACGTCTTCGAGACCGAGCCTGCCACTGACAGTCCCTTGTTCGGCACGCCGGGCTTCGTTTCCACCCCGCATCTGGGCGCTTCGACCCAGGAGGCGCAGGTCAATGTCGCCATCCAGGTCGCCGAACAGATGGCCGATTTCCTGCTGACGGGCGCGGTCACCAACGCCATCAACATGCCCAGCCTCAGCGCCGAGGAAGCGCCGCGCGTCAAACCCTATATGGGCATGGCCGAAAATCTCGGCAAACTGATCGGCCAGGCGCTGGGCGACAAGATTGAAAGCCTCGCCATCGAAGTGGAAGGCGATGCTGCCGAGCTCAATATCAAGCCGATTTCAGGCGCGGTGCTGGCCGGGCTGATGGGCAGCTACTCGGACAGCGTGAACATGGTCAATGCCCCGGTACTGGCGAAGGATCGCGGCCTCGACGTTTCCGAAGTGCGGCACAATCATGAAGGCGATTATCACACGCTGGTGCGCGTCACCGCACAGACCGAAAAGGGCCCGCGCGCGGTCGCCGGCACACTGTTCGGCCACAACAATCCGCGCCTCGTCCACATCTTCGGCGTCGGCATCGAGGCCGAATTGTCCGGCCCCATGCTCTATATCACCAACACCGATACGCCGGGCTTCATCGGCAAGTTGGGCACCACGCTGGGCGAAGCCGATATCAACATCGCGACCTTCAACCTTGGCCGCCGCAAGGTCGGCGGCGCCGCGGTTGCGCTGATCGCCATCGACAGCGAGCCCGACAAGGCCACCGTCGACAAGCTGTGCGCCCTCGACGGCGTGCGCCAGGTCGTGCCGCTGCGCTTTTAG
- a CDS encoding adenylosuccinate synthase gives MGNVTVIGAQWGDEGKGKIVDWLASRADLVVRFQGGHNAGHTLVVGDNVYKLSLLPSGIVTGTPSVIGNGVVLDPWALQAEVEKLRGQGVTITPDLLWIAENAPLILPIHRDLDALREDASGKGKIGTTRRGIGPAYEDKVGRRAIRVCDLAHLDDLEPQIDRLCAHHDHLRAGFGQPKVDRQRLLNDLKEIADFVLPFARPVWRDLDEARRAGRRILFEGAQGVLLDVDHGTYPFVTSSNTVAGTTGAGSGMGPGAAGFVLGIVKAYTTRVGAGPFPTELNDEIGQRLGERGHEFGTVTGRQRRCGWFDAVLVRQSAAVSGVTGIALTKIDVLDGMDKVKICVGYRIGDQEYDYLPPHALDQERVEPIYEELEGWEGTTAGARSWAELPARAIKYVRRIEELIRCPVALVSTSPQREDTILVSDPFAQ, from the coding sequence ATGGGCAATGTCACGGTCATCGGCGCGCAATGGGGCGATGAAGGCAAGGGCAAGATCGTCGACTGGCTGGCCAGCCGCGCCGATCTCGTCGTGCGCTTCCAGGGCGGCCACAATGCCGGCCATACGCTTGTCGTGGGCGACAATGTCTACAAATTGTCGCTGCTGCCCTCGGGCATCGTCACCGGCACCCCGTCGGTCATCGGCAATGGCGTCGTGCTCGACCCCTGGGCGCTCCAGGCCGAGGTCGAGAAATTGCGCGGCCAGGGCGTCACCATCACACCCGACCTGTTATGGATTGCCGAAAATGCCCCGCTCATCCTGCCCATCCACCGCGATCTCGATGCGCTACGCGAAGACGCTTCGGGCAAGGGCAAGATCGGCACCACGCGGCGCGGCATCGGTCCCGCCTATGAAGACAAGGTCGGCCGCCGCGCCATCCGAGTGTGCGACCTTGCCCATCTCGATGATCTCGAACCGCAGATCGACCGCCTGTGCGCGCATCATGATCATCTGCGCGCGGGCTTCGGCCAGCCCAAGGTCGATCGCCAGCGCCTGCTGAACGACCTCAAAGAAATCGCCGATTTCGTGCTGCCCTTTGCCCGCCCGGTCTGGCGCGATCTTGACGAAGCGCGACGTGCCGGCCGGCGCATCCTGTTCGAAGGGGCGCAGGGCGTCCTCCTCGATGTCGATCATGGCACCTACCCCTTCGTCACCTCCTCCAACACCGTCGCCGGCACCACGGGTGCGGGCAGCGGCATGGGGCCGGGCGCGGCGGGCTTCGTTCTCGGCATCGTCAAGGCCTACACCACCCGCGTCGGCGCCGGTCCCTTCCCGACCGAGCTCAATGACGAGATCGGCCAGCGGCTGGGCGAGCGCGGGCATGAATTCGGCACCGTGACGGGCCGCCAGCGCCGCTGCGGCTGGTTCGACGCCGTGCTGGTGCGCCAGTCTGCCGCAGTTTCGGGCGTCACCGGGATCGCGCTGACCAAGATCGACGTTCTGGATGGCATGGACAAGGTGAAGATCTGCGTCGGCTATCGCATCGGCGATCAGGAATATGACTATCTCCCGCCCCATGCGCTCGACCAGGAACGGGTCGAGCCCATTTATGAAGAGCTGGAGGGCTGGGAAGGCACGACGGCCGGCGCCAGGAGCTGGGCCGAATTGCCCGCGCGCGCGATCAAATATGTCCGCCGCATCGAAGAATTGATCCGCTGCCCGGTCGCGCTCGTCTCGACCAGCCCGCAGCGCGAAGACACCATCCTGGTCTCCGACCCCTTCGCCCAATGA
- a CDS encoding HesB/IscA family protein, with translation MSDIILTPNAAARVAAIAAKQGAPAVLRLSVEGGGCSGFTYKFELGEVEEGDSRAEEGGVTLVVDPVSIDLIRGSAVDFVENLGGASFQVTNPNAASGCGCGASFSV, from the coding sequence GTGAGTGACATTATCCTGACCCCCAACGCTGCGGCCCGTGTGGCCGCGATTGCCGCCAAGCAAGGCGCGCCCGCCGTGCTGCGTCTGTCCGTCGAGGGCGGAGGCTGTTCGGGGTTCACCTACAAGTTCGAGCTTGGCGAAGTCGAAGAGGGTGACAGCCGCGCCGAGGAAGGCGGGGTCACGCTGGTGGTCGATCCGGTCAGCATCGACCTCATTCGCGGCTCGGCCGTCGATTTCGTCGAAAATCTGGGTGGGGCCAGCTTCCAGGTGACCAATCCCAACGCGGCCAGCGGCTGCGGCTGCGGCGCGAGCTTCTCCGTCTGA